A window of Benincasa hispida cultivar B227 chromosome 9, ASM972705v1, whole genome shotgun sequence genomic DNA:
aaaacaattttcagaAGAAAAATGATTGTTTTGAAAAAGATAAGTCTAAGACTAGTATCGCACACAACTCCCATATTCTTTTTAGATTATcgattatatgtttttttaatggATATTCCAAATGAAATCTAATCCACTTTTTAAAACCGTGAATTTTATAACATTTtggttaaattattataaagtgaaattatgaaattgattCCATTATGTACGTGTGCTGATACTTCACCTTCACTTTCGAATCTCCATTCTGGCTACTcgctcttcttcttttttctttttctttttaaaggttatttatctttttgtgatttattagtattttcttcttcttaaaagAAATTCTCATTACTTGTTACTCGCTATTCGCTTCTCGTTCTCGTTACATGTCACTTGCTACTCATACTTTTAAAGAAAGGAAAACTCAAAAAAAGGtcaaaagaagaggaaaagaaaacttAACAAGTAACAAGTGTGAGAGCCAAATACCAACATTCATACACAACAAGTCGATCTTGTAATTTAACTTCGTAATAACACAAGTAAAAGGTTACAAAATTGTTTACGGTTTAAAAAGTAGGTCAAGTTTCATTTAGACTTTTGTGAAATGAGACATTGGTACCTACAATTTTCTCTCAAGTATATGTATAACATGGTAAAAAATCagacagaaaaagaaaataataattggATTATGGTATTTGGTGGAAAGGGAAAGGAGCATATGGAGTCATAGTCATATCATAACAACCACCTAACAACTATGGCTTTGGTGGAACAAATAAAACCATCAAAAGTCAATTTGTAGGTACATTTctttctaatttatttaatgCCAACCCATGTTACTCCCCACCAAATTTCTCTTTCTcaattcttttttcaaaaactaaatacaaTTCTACACTAATTGCAAGTTGTTTCTTACAAAAATATCTTTCTATTACTAAAAGAGTGTAATTGTTTTTTAAGTTGTTTAGTTAGACTTGTGAAATAGTTACACAATATCTTTAGAAAATTTTggctaaaatatgatttttttttagtaaataaataaatgagataAGAAAAAGAACTCAAGTTTACTTTTGATTTGTAGTTTTATTATCTATGCAAAAGTgttaaaatcatatatatacGTATAATCAAAGTGTAAGTGACCTATAACTTgagataaattaaatgttactTAAAACAaaccaaatattttaatttagaaCTCTTTTAGTTGCATAAACACAACAAtccaaaattttatgttaaGGACACAATTTCATATAAAATCGATAATTTATCCTATGGGTTTCTGAGTTTGTTTCTATATATGGTCTCCCTAAACTATAAATAATAGGcccctaaattttttattatgtgtttgatatatttttatggtttcaagtttgtatcaaataagtctcttatattaaaaaaaaaaaaaaaaaaaaaaaaaaaaaaaaaaaaaaaaaaaaaagagagagactGACTGTAGAATGAATAGTAATTCTTCTGTATTGGGGAAGACGAAAACAACCGAATATAATGAAAGAGTAAAAGCCCAGCATTGGTAACCCTACAACAAACCAGTAAAATTAGAAATAACGGTAAATAACCcagaaaataaatattgaaaaataacactttatcatatatatatatatatatattcgaaaatgttaaaaattattTCCATATAGTAGCGAGGAGTAATGGCAAAGCTAGTATAATAcacaaaatattacaaaaatagaacTTAAAAGAATATGTGCAAATATATCAAtagttaatattaattattgcaTAGGAATATCagttatttttacattttttaaaaaaaaattaccacaTTTGGAGTTATTTTCCAAAAATGTACTTACTTGCAAATGCTTTTTAAGAACATATTTGTgcatattttaagaaaataatgttGCCCATAACAATTTCCAAATGAGATATGCAATAACCCAATTGAGAGAGAGGACAGAAAAAACCATGGAGCTGGTGATTCTAAGACCAAATATTTGAGCTCCCTTTTCACCATATCAAAACATAAAACCTGGTGACTTTAAAATCCTGTAAAAGCTTCTGCAAAAATTTCAGAAATGGGAGACAAAAATATTGCAAAGTAGGATTAGATATATACATAATTGAGGTCTGAGGATACCAAAGAAGCCTCAAATTCCCTATTCAAAATTATCTAAGTATGATGTTTGCTTCCAAGCTACTTTGAAGAAATTAGTTTTAATGCTAATCGTAAACTTGGACTTCATCACTTGTTCAATCAATCCACTCTCTTCTTCTACAATACAATTGATGGTTTACAGATACGACATGCAATAACACTAGTGGACCGGCTTGGAATCTGTTTTTGTTTCTATGACTTCAACTATGGTAGGAATGGGAgattgtttttgtttctatGACTTCAACTATGGTAGGAATGGGAGATTAAACCATCGACCTTTAAGATGGCAATTGATAGCTTTATCCATGAAACTATACTCAAATTAGTGGCTTGAAATCGTTTACCTTGACAAAGTGCATGATGTTCCCATGGCTTCTAAATGCAAAAAGCAAAGCAATTCATACTGAACTTACTGGAAAAATATGTAGACAGGATGCATAAAAGTGGTTTTCTCAAGGCAATGATTCTCAATCTGTCTGTTTTGCAATACAGAACTTGAATCTCTTTGAAATGAATTCTCATCCTATCATGACAAACTACCTGACACAGAGTTTCACTCTTTCTCCaccaagaaaatcaagttgAATTCTCTCTCAACCAAGAaaccttatttttcttttcaattatgtTAGTGGAATTGTTCTTCTAGCCAGAAATCTCCCTCTCCCTCACAATGTACGATAAAAAGACAGGCCAGAGATGGCACAGGGTCAAACGTAAAGGAACAATTATAAATTGAACCTGCTATAATATGCAATTCATTTCAGTTATATCAACATTTATTTCACTTCTGGCTGCATCCCAGCTAAGTTTATCAGCCACTATGGAGCATACCTTCCCTTCTTGAAAGAATGACTCAGGTTGGATAAAGAAGGGCAGCCAATAATCTGCGAGGACATCATCTGAACTGTCATTATTACATTCTTCATTGACAAGGGCTATAGGTTCATTTCATCAGGTGGGTACTGAAGTATATGATAAGCTGTTTGGCATTGCTCCTTTGAGCCTGAGAGATATTTCCGTCCAAAATCAAAGACGATGTCAGAAGCACACAGACTTTCTACAGAAGGATTTTGGTGTTTGTCATCCAACACATTATTCATAACCCAATCAGCACTTTGTGCACAGAAGTCACGGCTGCCTTCGTCGTTGACATAGTTATCACACTGACGAAGGCATTTGGGTACAGATGAGAAATTCAAATGCATGTTGTTGAAAGTGGCATCTATATCTTCCTCCTTTTCAACATTATGCCAACTTAATCCACGGATTTGATAGCTGGCTAAACTGGAGTATGGCAATGAGTACAAGTTTCTACGATTACTGGAAGGGAAAGGGGATGAACATAGCGCAACAGCACCAAAACTCTTGTGCAAGTTCGGCTGATGATCATCAGCGAAGGTAATTGGTAACTCGGCAAATGTGTTCAACTCTGTAAGTTGAGAAGAAAAGCTTACATCTTTTATGTTGTCGGTATCCCAACCTAGCAGAAGAGGTTCTAGCTCTTGCTTTCTTAGGTACAAATGTTCACCTTGATCATACAAACCATATTGCGGTTTGAAAAGGCTGGAAATAAGTGATCTATAGTTATCAACTGCAGCAGTAAGAGGTGAAACATTGACATCCAGCAAAGTCATTTTTGTTTCTACATCACAGTCAAACTCCTTGGTTCTGTAATCTTGGAAATTGTTATCATCGCTATTGGTTGAGAAATCAGAATGGGAAAAAACTCTTCCTCTCGATTCATTCAAACGACATGGTGATGAACTATTATTCAAATGATGCTCATAATCAAGCCTTGGACAGCACCTTCCAGGCAACCTTTGTAGTTTTTCCAAGCTATTATTAAACTGTGGAGAATCAGGTTCATTCTAAAGTCAGTACGTATTCACGTAGAACTATAACCAAAAAATTCTGAAGAACAATTTTAATTGAGAAAAGAATCGGCAAAAAAGTGGAAATTATTGGAAGATGGTAAAAGAGCATACCTTACACTGATTGCTATCAGGTATAAGCCGGCTAAGTAGCATGGAAACAACACCGTACCTGGAcaagtataaaaaaaaactacataGTTGCAGCCAGAAAGACGATGAAACAAAAGATAAAGGCGAGTCTGACCCCTTCTCATATGATTCACCAGCTCCATGGAACGACATATTCTGAATGAACTGACGTAATTTCTGCCTCTTCCTACTAAAAATATCTGCATGAATATAAAGAGTGCCTGATTAAAAATGTTATCATGATTATCCATATCTCTTTCTAATGCAAACGACTACATGTATACATTACACaactcatattttttttaaatctatagGATCAAGGCTCCCCAACTATGTTAATGCAGaaatggattaaaaaaaaagaagaaaagaaaccaCATACACAAAAGGCGAAAAGTTTTGTGCATAAAACTCAAAATTGTTATTCTctacttaaaaaagaaaaaaagagagagaaaggaaggaaggaagaaagaagcTCAGACGAGAGAATTACCATCATTTTCCACGTTGCTCTGTTTGCTCTCTATATCCTTCAATGTTTTATGAGTGTGTTTCACATCTACCTCTGCAATAAAACAAAGAGCACAAATTACTATTTCGAAACTGTTGTGGTTTCCCGTAGGCTTTCATTTCATCGTGTACTTCAAACCCAAAATATCAACAAGCAAATTGAAAGACATTATATTGATACATGTCTTAGACCTCCAATACACAAGACGTGTGAGAAGGGAGTAATTGGATTTTGGGGATTTTTAGTATTTCGGGCTTTATCCTTACTTTTTAGTTGTTAGATGTTGTGTTTGTTGGGCCTTTTTGTGTAAGGCCCATTTTCCTTTTGTTGGGCCTTTTATTTAGTATTTCGGGAAAAGTCTTGGTACGTAAAAGACTGAAAGAATTATTGTAAGGGAAAGCTTCCAACATGCAATATGTGAAACAAAATCTCCGACTCATCCTCTATTGGCAAAGCAGAATGGCTTAGTTCAGTACATGgaataaaaatgtatttttccaaTACGTAGAATATATAAGCATGGAATTCTTATTCTTCCCTTTGCTTGAAAGAAAATGAGAACCTAGACAAAATGGATTAAATGAAAGAAATCCAAGTgaatggaaagaaaagaaaagaaaagaaaagaaaagaaaaaccaaataatGAATACCACTTTAAAgggaaaatatatcaaaatataaaaaccaatcagtatattatataaaaattatgttttacaCATTTAGCGAATATATTTCCAGTGACATATAAAATACTGATATCTCAATAAGATGCTTATCAGACTTCAtttatcaaatcaaaattcataatttatgTTGATCTGCTTGATACCATTTAATTTATTCAACTAGGTTAACCTGCATAAGAATACATGGAACTAATGCATGATTAAAGGAAAAAAGTCATGTTACAAAATACTGCGGACAACTTAATTATACATCTTCCTTCACAGGAAAGAGTACACAAAACACTAATGAATGTTTGCTTGAAGTGCATACCTGAAATTTTGGATGAATTGCTCAGAGGTAAATGCATCGAGTTAAAGTTAACAGGAGTGACGTTCTCAACAAGATGATGTGATGTGAAGTCTTTACAGCGGTTTTCAACAGGGTTTGCTCTCTCTGcttggaaagaaaataatatttataagtgACAAGTTACTTGCAAATTGCAACTTTTATCGGGAGTTATTGGTACTATCTTAAATGGTTGATTCTAAGAATGGTTTAAACTTGAAGAAAAAGTACACGTCAACATTGAGCTGATAAGGCAGATACTGAAAGTATAGTTCTTAAAAAGATCCACAATGTTCAGATCCCGAAGTTATTTTTCCCCTGCTAAAACCGATATTGCAATTAAAGTTCTTTGCTTACCTCTGAAACTATCGCTCGTGTTGAAATTCTTTGATTGAAGTTCCTTTTGACGTGGAAGAGATGAACTGAATCTATGGTTTGCATCTTCCCTGAACTTCTTAAAAAATGCAAACTCAGAAGTTTTTGCATTATTTGCTGTTCATTGCAcccataaaagaaaatatatccaCATTTCAACTATTTAATGGGTCATGCATTAAGACAATAAGAAACTTAACTAGAATGAAACTCAAAAAAGAACAAAGGACAAAGAGAATTGATAATACTGGGAGCCTCCAATAGCTCGCTACTGCAGGAAACTGCAATTGAGAGTTGGGTAATGTGGAAAACTCACGGTATGTAACATGTCTTTCTTTCAAGGATATGGGAGAAGAATCTCTTCTGCTTGTCAAAGGTCTATCACAATCAAGATCTCCAACTTTTGATCTCTTCCATCGGCTACTATCTATAAGGGAATGTTCATGAAGGATTTATGGACATTATTATCTTAAG
This region includes:
- the LOC120085308 gene encoding uncharacterized protein LOC120085308 isoform X3, encoding MKRNPKPSISNDSSRWKRSKVGDLDCDRPLTSRRDSSPISLKERHVTYPNNAKTSEFAFFKKFREDANHRFSSSLPRQKELQSKNFNTSDSFRAERANPVENRCKDFTSHHLVENVTPVNFNSMHLPLSNSSKISEVDVKHTHKTLKDIESKQSNVENDDIFSRKRQKLRQFIQNMSFHGAGESYEKGYGVVSMLLSRLIPDSNQCKFNNSLEKLQRLPGRCCPRLDYEHHLNNSSSPCRLNESRGRVFSHSDFSTNSDDNNFQDYRTKEFDCDVETKMTLLDVNVSPLTAAVDNYRSLISSLFKPQYGLYDQGEHLYLRKQELEPLLLGWDTDNIKDVSFSSQLTELNTFAELPITFADDHQPNLHKSFGAVALCSSPFPSSNRRNLYSLPYSSLASYQIRGLSWHNVEKEEDIDATFNNMHLNFSSVPKCLRQCDNYVNDEGSRDFCAQSADWVMNNVLDDKHQNPSVESLCASDIVFDFGRKYLSGSKEQCQTAYHILQYPPDEMNL
- the LOC120085308 gene encoding uncharacterized protein LOC120085308 isoform X2, with product MKRNPKPSISNDSSRWKRSKVGDLDCDRPLTSRRDSSPISLKERHVTYPNNAKTSEFAFFKKFREDANHRFSSSLPRQKELQSKNFNTSDSFRERANPVENRCKDFTSHHLVENVTPVNFNSMHLPLSNSSKISEVDVKHTHKTLKDIESKQSNVENDDIFSRKRQKLRQFIQNMSFHGAGESYEKGSDSPLSFVSSSFWLQLCSFFLYLSRYGVVSMLLSRLIPDSNQCKFNNSLEKLQRLPGRCCPRLDYEHHLNNSSSPCRLNESRGRVFSHSDFSTNSDDNNFQDYRTKEFDCDVETKMTLLDVNVSPLTAAVDNYRSLISSLFKPQYGLYDQGEHLYLRKQELEPLLLGWDTDNIKDVSFSSQLTELNTFAELPITFADDHQPNLHKSFGAVALCSSPFPSSNRRNLYSLPYSSLASYQIRGLSWHNVEKEEDIDATFNNMHLNFSSVPKCLRQCDNYVNDEGSRDFCAQSADWVMNNVLDDKHQNPSVESLCASDIVFDFGRKYLSGSKEQCQTAYHILQYPPDEMNL
- the LOC120085308 gene encoding uncharacterized protein LOC120085308 isoform X4; this encodes MHLPLSNSSKISEVDVKHTHKTLKDIESKQSNVENDDIFSRKRQKLRQFIQNMSFHGAGESYEKGSDSPLSFVSSSFWLQLCSFFLYLSRYGVVSMLLSRLIPDSNQCKFNNSLEKLQRLPGRCCPRLDYEHHLNNSSSPCRLNESRGRVFSHSDFSTNSDDNNFQDYRTKEFDCDVETKMTLLDVNVSPLTAAVDNYRSLISSLFKPQYGLYDQGEHLYLRKQELEPLLLGWDTDNIKDVSFSSQLTELNTFAELPITFADDHQPNLHKSFGAVALCSSPFPSSNRRNLYSLPYSSLASYQIRGLSWHNVEKEEDIDATFNNMHLNFSSVPKCLRQCDNYVNDEGSRDFCAQSADWVMNNVLDDKHQNPSVESLCASDIVFDFGRKYLSGSKEQCQTAYHILQYPPDEMNL
- the LOC120085308 gene encoding uncharacterized protein LOC120085308 isoform X1 — encoded protein: MKRNPKPSISNDSSRWKRSKVGDLDCDRPLTSRRDSSPISLKERHVTYPNNAKTSEFAFFKKFREDANHRFSSSLPRQKELQSKNFNTSDSFRAERANPVENRCKDFTSHHLVENVTPVNFNSMHLPLSNSSKISEVDVKHTHKTLKDIESKQSNVENDDIFSRKRQKLRQFIQNMSFHGAGESYEKGSDSPLSFVSSSFWLQLCSFFLYLSRYGVVSMLLSRLIPDSNQCKFNNSLEKLQRLPGRCCPRLDYEHHLNNSSSPCRLNESRGRVFSHSDFSTNSDDNNFQDYRTKEFDCDVETKMTLLDVNVSPLTAAVDNYRSLISSLFKPQYGLYDQGEHLYLRKQELEPLLLGWDTDNIKDVSFSSQLTELNTFAELPITFADDHQPNLHKSFGAVALCSSPFPSSNRRNLYSLPYSSLASYQIRGLSWHNVEKEEDIDATFNNMHLNFSSVPKCLRQCDNYVNDEGSRDFCAQSADWVMNNVLDDKHQNPSVESLCASDIVFDFGRKYLSGSKEQCQTAYHILQYPPDEMNL